AGTCCTAAATCATGTTGTTTGAGCACAACCAAGCTATTTTTGAGATTGAGTTCGGTGCTGGTGCTTTGATCTTCAAGCAAAATACGCTGCGTTGGAATGTGATGCTGAGATTGTAAATATTCAGACATGACTTCAGCTTCAGTTTTTACTTCTCCAAAATCATGCCCACCGGTCACGACAATCCATGCTTGAGGTACTTGTGTAGCAATTTCAGCGCCCCGATTTAAACGTAAAGCCAATGTCGGTGAGGCTTTGCCTTGAATGATGCCACTTCCCAAAATAATGATGGCTTGAGTGTTAGGCTGAACAGATGCATCTTTTATGTGGGTATGTAAGTAAGCAAAGAAAGCCAATAAGCTCAAAAGCCAAGCACTAAACCCCAAATAAGTGATGCACCATACTTTTTTTAAAATACTATGCTGTTTTAGAAATGAATGAAATCTTGGTAAAAAGAACGTATAGACGGCAAGTATTGCCCCTAAAATGAATGGGATAATCGTACCCAAATGAATTTTCTTTTGTGCGATCAGAAAAAGACCATCAGCAAATAAGATCAAGCCGACAATAAAGAGTAGGATTCTGAGCATCATGAGGGTTCTTTTCTAAAAGTGAATAGTGAAAGTGCAGAAAGCATACTTCAATTTAAGAGAAGTACAAAAAACCGAGCAATCATGCTCGGTTTTTTAAATGCTCATCTCAGCATCAAATGGACAATATTGAATTGAACAGAGATTAATAGACATCTCGACGATAGCGTCCGTCATGACGCAATTGATCGACTACATCAGCACCTAGAATCTCGATTAGGGTTGCATCGACATCTGAGGCCATACCTTGAATACTGCCGCACACATAGATCACAGCACCTTGTTCAATCCATGATTTAAGTTCATCCGCCTGTTCACGCAGTTTATGGTGCACGTAGATTTTCTCGGCTTGATCACGAGAGAAGGCCAAATCACAACGTTTTAACATGGCGGTATTCTGCCAAGCTTGAATAGTTTCTTTGTAGAAGAAATCATGGGCTTGTTGACGTTCACCAAAGATCAGCCAATTCTCGGTATAGCCTTGACGAATACGTGCTGACATCAGGCTCAGCAGTCCTGCAATACCTGTCCCGTTGCCAATACAAATGATCGGGCGATTATCATCGATCAAATGGAAGTTTGGGTTGGTCCGAATCCGCAGATGAATTTTGTCACGTAGTTGCGTATGGTGTGTCAGCCAGCCTGAGCCTAAGCCCAATTCTCCTGAGTTATCCATTTTTTGACGCACCACTAAACGTAATACTTGTTGCGTCGGAATACTGGCAATCGAGTATTCACGAATCGGTAAATCTGGCAACTGATTCACGAGTAAATCTAAATTGGTAACTGACTCAATATCAGACGCTAAATTTTTATTCCAGAGGGCGTGTTGAATGCTTTGGTTGAGACTATCGACATGTGCATCCGCATCAATCTGATGTTGATCGAGGAATACTTGAATCCGTTCAAGGCTATTTCCGGGTTGCACGATGGCAATATCACCGGCTTGCCACTGCGCTTCATGTTGCGCTTGTAATTCAAGATTAAAAGCGGGGGCGCCGAGACTATTTGGATTGAGCAATGTACGTTGAGTTAAAGTCCATTGATCAAAAGTATGTTCAATGTTGGATGATTTAAGTTTAAGTTGGCTGACGGTTGCCAATTTCTCATTCCATAACTGAATGGCTTTGGCATTGCTATTGTCCACTTCAATGGTTTCAAACAATGCGGTGGCTTGATTTTCTTCTAACCAGCGGTGTAAGTAATGCCCAAAGAAACAGAAGGTTTCTGGATAATCCATTGAACCTAATGCCAGTACAGCAAATTTTAAATGACTCAAATCTAAACTTTGACTCATGATATTTTTGCTAAAACTGCTGGCTAAATCAGGGGCTTCACCCGTGCCATAGGTACTGGCAATAAACAATACTTTTTCAAACTTTTGCAAATCGGAAAGGGTGAGTTTCTGAATCGGTTTAACCGTCACCGATTGCTGCGCTTCTTGTAAACTACTGGCTGTGCCCCACGCCAATTGTTCAGACACTCCGGTTTGCGTCGCATAAGTGATCAGCCAAGGCGTTGCATCGGGATCGACTTCACTCATTAAACCCTTTTGCTTCGCCACCAAAGTCAATTGCTTTTGCTTACGACGTTTTAAATACAACATCCAACCGGTCACAAAGAATAACGGCATGGATAAAGCAGATAACATGGCAAAGAATTGATATAACGGTCCGAAGAAACTGCCACGATGCACAGGCAAAATGCTGCTCATCACTTTTTCATTCAGTTTTTTGTCGGCATAGAGTTCCATTTTTTCAATATGTGCCGATTGATAGTTGTAAACGGCTTTATTACGGGCACGTTCATGTTGAGGAATAACATCGACAAACGAGACCTCTACTTTACCATCATCTTTCTTGGGAAGATTAAGGGTCAAGGTTGAATATTCACGTCCCATTTGCGCATTAAAGCCTAACCACGTCTGATTTAAAGCACGGTGAATTTCGACTGGAGAAAGCGCATCTGATTTTTCAGTTCGATCCTCACGCGGTTTTTTTGCCGCAATTGAATCAGAAATAACCGCGTTACCTGCATGATCAGATCTTTGCGTGTGTTGCGTCGGTGCTGAACCATGTTCAGTATGTTTCTCTGCAGGATCACGAGCCGATTCGTTCTTTTTATTTTCAAGTGGTTTTTCTACGCCCATGAGCGTGTACATTCCGTTTTTCCACCAACTGTATGACCAAGTTAGACCTGTGGAAGCGATCACGATGTAAAACACAAACACCCAAGTGCCGGCAACCGCATGGAGGTTCCAAATAAAATTGCGTCCTTGCAGTTGTGGTTTAAACGACAGCCATTGTTTCCAAGTATGTACTTTCGGCCATCTGAGGTATAAACCACTCAGTGCAAAGAAAATTAAGATTAAAGTACACGCGCCCGTAATCTGTTTTCCGACCGGACCTACAGTTAATGTGCGGTGTAAATTCTTTATAAACTTAAAAAATTCCTGCCCTTTAATCTCCGGTAACTTTTCAGCCGTATAAGGATTGACCATCAGGTTTAAGCCGTGCTTGTCACCTTTTTTAACGATGTTCACTACAGAAGATGCTGTAGGGGATGCCGCTACCGTAATACTGTTAATCTTCAACGCTGGGTCATGAATGTGAAAATGTTGATACAGTTCAGCAGGGCTGAGTTTACGGGTGTTTTCAGCTTGAACTGTATAACTCTCTGGGTTGATCAGTTTTAAAATCTGTTGATCATAAGAGTAGATTGCGCCAGTCACACCCATCAGGGAGAGAATCAATCCAGCGGTGATGCCAAGAAACCAATGCATTTGGAAAAAAGTTTTTTTTAGCATGGAGATACAGTGGAGATGCAAGTTTAGGGTGGCCGAATTATATCCGAAGATTGGGGAGAGAAAATGAATTATGCAGATAATATTCATTCTCATTTATAGTTTTGTAAGGCTGAATCAAAAAAACCTCCAAAAATGGAGGTTTTAAAGGGGATCTGCGCTTTAACACTTATAGTGTTTTTGCTGCACCCACAGTTTCATTTAAATGTTTGCGTACAGTTTCAAATGAGAAATTTTTGCTGTCCATACGTTTAGGTAAGATGTATGCACCTTGTTGACCTTTCATTTTGAAATTAATCAGCATGAAATCTGGGGTGTTATACCATTCGTAAATGTCTTTCCAACCCACTGTACCGACACCTTCTTGCAGACCTATTTTTTGGCGCATCACGATGCCACTCGGCTGCACACCCAGTTTAATGCCTTTGATTTCTTCTACTGGGAATTCATTCATCTTACGCTTCACATACCACTCTAGGCCGAATTTACGCACCAAAAAGTAGATAACAACAGCGACAAGTGTCACCCAGAAGATAATCGTTGAATAATTTCGGATAAAAATTAAACCCAAAATCGACAGTGCAACAACCGCAGCCATAATCGCCCAAGCTTTAGTACCAATCTTATTGGTGCTACGCCAAATTGCCAATTGCGCTTGACGCTGTTCAGCTTCAGTCACTTCATAAGGGACCGGTTGTAAGGTATACGCGTAAAGATTTTTCGCAGTCATAGTGTCATTAACAAAAAATTGTAAATCTAGGCACAGTTTATCACTAAATGACTTGACTCAGTGAGGAAATTGTTCAAATTTAAACAGCTATGCCGAGCTGTTTAGATTGAAGCAAGTGCACTGGAGTGAGCATCATGCTCATGGCTCAAACTCTGTTTTAAATTGCTTAAATGTTTCAGTATGCTTAACATGAGTGATAATTGTTGTAATACAATCAAATCCTTAGAGGTGTCTTCACGACTTTGATTTAATTTAATACGAATGTTTTGCTGCAGGTTGTGCAAATTCAATTCAGGCATTTCATCATGTAAAAGAGCACCACGAATATCCGCTAAAGCATGATGTAAAAGCTCAAGCGTTTCCTGATCATAAATTTGATCGCGATGTGCACCCAGTGCTGCGATATAACTTAAAAAAGTATGATTCAAACACAAAAATTCAAAGGCTTTGCTCTTTTGCACTGGATCAAAATCGGGCTCTGTAGCGAGGGTAGACACCAGTGATGCAACATCGGCATCACGGTTATGCGCTGCACGACGAACCACGCGATAATTCAAACCATTGTTACGCCCTTGAGCATATTGATTGACCACTTCGGCCAAATAATTACACTGTGCCTCTAAAGAACGGGCAACAGTCGGCGCCAAACGACGAAATTTCCAATCGGGGAAAATAAAGGTCACGCCTAACCAGGCCAAACCACAGCCAATAATGGTATCAATTAAACGGGGCATCGCGGCTTGAAAACCGAGTCCGTCAAGATTGAAGTTAATTAAGGCTAAAATCGTGATAAATGCGGTAGCTTGGGCATATTGCTTACTGCGCAGATCAAAGAACAACACACCGCTTAGAATCAACAGCAGTAACTGACCTTCCGTTGATGGTACAAAGTACAGAATCAAAAAGCCGAGTGCGATGCCTGCCATAGTGCCCAAAATACGCAGGCGCAAACGCCGTTTGGTGGCATTAAAATTCGGTTGACTGACAAACAGTGCGGTGAGCAGTACCCAATAGCCATATTGAATATCGGTGATTTGCACAAAGATATAACCGACCAAAAGCACCATCGAGACACGAATGGCATGTCGGAACAGCACCGATTCAGGGGTGAGATTTTGTTTGATCCGCACCACTATATCTTGCCAGCCTTTAAGATCATCATCTTTGAGTTGGTTTTCAATATATTTATTTTTATCGAGTTTGATATTGCGTTCAGTTTCCACATTACGCAGTTGTGCATCGATGCCTTTTAAGTTTTGAAATAAGGCAAAGAGGGCATTGACCCAAATCAAATCATGTTGCTGATTTTCACGCAACTGTTCCAACGATTTCTTAAGATTGACAAAAGCATGATCAAAGCGGGCATTATGTTTGTAGATGGTCCGATTTAAAATGCTGTCGCTCAAATCCTTACAGGCCTTAGCTTGCAAAGACAGAATCCGTTGAAAGCGAAACAAAATGTCGCTGTGTTCAAATATTTTGGTCAGCTTTTGATAATCGATATGTGCGGAATCGGCACGTTCATGAATGTCTTGCGCGACAAAATAATATTGTAAACTGCGACGGGTATCGATCTGACCCCGGTCACCTTTTAAACGTGTCAGTAAGGTGGTTTTCATGTCGTTGAAAATCCCCACCAACTGACCATTTTCCAGTGACAAGCTGATCATACTTTTTTGATAGCTTTTCGCTGTCATATCGACATCGAACAAATTTGATTTGGCAAATAAAAAGTCACCGAGAGCAGAAAAACTTTTCGCCAATTGATCTTGTACTTGGCGCGCAGGGAACAGCAAGAAACTAATGGTGGCAATGATGCCGTACCAAATCGCGCCTGTGACCAATAACACCGGTTGCGCATACCATTCTTCAAACAGATTGACTCCAAGCATGGCATACACAGAAATCACCAAACAGCCATAAGAAATAGTGGCGTAACGACGTCCTAACGACCCGAGTAAAATTAAACCAATACAGGCAACAATTAAGCCTAATGCGAAGACCACTGGGTAGGGGAATAACAGTTGCACCGATGCAGCGCTGACAAAGAACCCAATATAGGTATAAATCAGGTTCATAATCCGAACCGAAAAACGATCGTCAATATCGCTTAAACCTGCGGCAACCACCCCAAGGGTCAAAGGAATGGTCATCAATTGATGACCTAAAAAATAGGGAATAAATGCCGTGCCTGAAAATGCGATGATCATTCTGAGGTTGTACATAAAAGACGTGTTGTAGGTTGCTTTTTTAAGCTGCATCAACCAAGTGTTCAAACCCCAATCCTTATTTTAGTGCTAAATCGCATAGTTACATTTCTAATTATAAACTGAATGAATCGTGAAAATTCACTTGTATTGTGCACGAATCATCCGTCAATTCAGTATAAACTCGTCTGTCATATGATTGTCAATTTTGAAATACGCCATGCCTGAAAAAAATGCGAGCCAAGACTATTCAAGCGGATGGATTATTCTCCTCGCTTTATTTACAGCACTTGGTCCTTTGTCGATTGATATGTATTTGCCAGCATTGCCACAAATGGCAGATGACTTTGGGGTAAGTACACAACAAATTTCAAATACGCTGCCTGCTTACTTTTTAGGTTTAGCCATTGGACAGTTATTCTATGGTCCGATCAGTGATCGGATCGGACGTAAGAAGCCGCTGTATTTCGGCATGAGTGTATATGCACTGGCGAGTTTATTGTGTGTTGTTGCACCGAATGATTGGGCGATGATTGCTGCACGAATTTTGCAAGCTTTGGGTGGTTGTGTCGGTGTGGTTATGGCACGAGCAGCAATTCGCGATAAGCTGGACCTACAGTCATCTGCACAAGCCTTTGCCAGTATGATGATTGTAATGGGGCTTGCACCCGTTTTGGCACCGATGATTGGGGCATTCATTTTAAAATTTTTAAGCTGGCAAGCGATTTTTGTAGTGTTGGCGATGATTGGTTTGTTTTGCCTAATCTGCGTGCATTTCTTGTTTGTAGAAACGCTACCTGCTGAACGTCGTTTAAAACTGAATTTTAGACAAGTGTTTGTATTGTACAGTTCGATTGTTCAAGATCAGTCATTTCGTTTGCCCATGCTCGCGGGCTGTCTGACTGGTGCGGCATTGTTCTGTTATATCAGTTCAGCAGCACCGGTGTTTTTAGAGCAGTTTAAGCTTGAACCGCAACTATTTTCATATCTCTTTGGTTTTAATGCCTTTGGGATTATGCTGTTTTCATCGTTGAACAAACGCTTGAGTCAAAGATTAAGTATTGCTCAAAGACTGAAACTCGGTGGACTGATTCAATTGAGTGGGGC
The sequence above is drawn from the Acinetobacter lanii genome and encodes:
- a CDS encoding YdcF family protein, with product MMLRILLFIVGLILFADGLFLIAQKKIHLGTIIPFILGAILAVYTFFLPRFHSFLKQHSILKKVWCITYLGFSAWLLSLLAFFAYLHTHIKDASVQPNTQAIIILGSGIIQGKASPTLALRLNRGAEIATQVPQAWIVVTGGHDFGEVKTEAEVMSEYLQSQHHIPTQRILLEDQSTSTELNLKNSLVVLKQHDLGLESKIAIVTSDFHTLRAEAIAHKQGYQNATLYSASTPLMTRYNAWLREYFAYLSGWLLNEY
- a CDS encoding PepSY domain-containing protein, with the translated sequence MLKKTFFQMHWFLGITAGLILSLMGVTGAIYSYDQQILKLINPESYTVQAENTRKLSPAELYQHFHIHDPALKINSITVAASPTASSVVNIVKKGDKHGLNLMVNPYTAEKLPEIKGQEFFKFIKNLHRTLTVGPVGKQITGACTLILIFFALSGLYLRWPKVHTWKQWLSFKPQLQGRNFIWNLHAVAGTWVFVFYIVIASTGLTWSYSWWKNGMYTLMGVEKPLENKKNESARDPAEKHTEHGSAPTQHTQRSDHAGNAVISDSIAAKKPREDRTEKSDALSPVEIHRALNQTWLGFNAQMGREYSTLTLNLPKKDDGKVEVSFVDVIPQHERARNKAVYNYQSAHIEKMELYADKKLNEKVMSSILPVHRGSFFGPLYQFFAMLSALSMPLFFVTGWMLYLKRRKQKQLTLVAKQKGLMSEVDPDATPWLITYATQTGVSEQLAWGTASSLQEAQQSVTVKPIQKLTLSDLQKFEKVLFIASTYGTGEAPDLASSFSKNIMSQSLDLSHLKFAVLALGSMDYPETFCFFGHYLHRWLEENQATALFETIEVDNSNAKAIQLWNEKLATVSQLKLKSSNIEHTFDQWTLTQRTLLNPNSLGAPAFNLELQAQHEAQWQAGDIAIVQPGNSLERIQVFLDQHQIDADAHVDSLNQSIQHALWNKNLASDIESVTNLDLLVNQLPDLPIREYSIASIPTQQVLRLVVRQKMDNSGELGLGSGWLTHHTQLRDKIHLRIRTNPNFHLIDDNRPIICIGNGTGIAGLLSLMSARIRQGYTENWLIFGERQQAHDFFYKETIQAWQNTAMLKRCDLAFSRDQAEKIYVHHKLREQADELKSWIEQGAVIYVCGSIQGMASDVDATLIEILGADVVDQLRHDGRYRRDVY
- a CDS encoding YcxB family protein, coding for MTAKNLYAYTLQPVPYEVTEAEQRQAQLAIWRSTNKIGTKAWAIMAAVVALSILGLIFIRNYSTIIFWVTLVAVVIYFLVRKFGLEWYVKRKMNEFPVEEIKGIKLGVQPSGIVMRQKIGLQEGVGTVGWKDIYEWYNTPDFMLINFKMKGQQGAYILPKRMDSKNFSFETVRKHLNETVGAAKTL
- the yccS gene encoding YccS family putative transporter codes for the protein MNTWLMQLKKATYNTSFMYNLRMIIAFSGTAFIPYFLGHQLMTIPLTLGVVAAGLSDIDDRFSVRIMNLIYTYIGFFVSAASVQLLFPYPVVFALGLIVACIGLILLGSLGRRYATISYGCLVISVYAMLGVNLFEEWYAQPVLLVTGAIWYGIIATISFLLFPARQVQDQLAKSFSALGDFLFAKSNLFDVDMTAKSYQKSMISLSLENGQLVGIFNDMKTTLLTRLKGDRGQIDTRRSLQYYFVAQDIHERADSAHIDYQKLTKIFEHSDILFRFQRILSLQAKACKDLSDSILNRTIYKHNARFDHAFVNLKKSLEQLRENQQHDLIWVNALFALFQNLKGIDAQLRNVETERNIKLDKNKYIENQLKDDDLKGWQDIVVRIKQNLTPESVLFRHAIRVSMVLLVGYIFVQITDIQYGYWVLLTALFVSQPNFNATKRRLRLRILGTMAGIALGFLILYFVPSTEGQLLLLILSGVLFFDLRSKQYAQATAFITILALINFNLDGLGFQAAMPRLIDTIIGCGLAWLGVTFIFPDWKFRRLAPTVARSLEAQCNYLAEVVNQYAQGRNNGLNYRVVRRAAHNRDADVASLVSTLATEPDFDPVQKSKAFEFLCLNHTFLSYIAALGAHRDQIYDQETLELLHHALADIRGALLHDEMPELNLHNLQQNIRIKLNQSREDTSKDLIVLQQLSLMLSILKHLSNLKQSLSHEHDAHSSALASI
- a CDS encoding multidrug effflux MFS transporter, which encodes MPEKNASQDYSSGWIILLALFTALGPLSIDMYLPALPQMADDFGVSTQQISNTLPAYFLGLAIGQLFYGPISDRIGRKKPLYFGMSVYALASLLCVVAPNDWAMIAARILQALGGCVGVVMARAAIRDKLDLQSSAQAFASMMIVMGLAPVLAPMIGAFILKFLSWQAIFVVLAMIGLFCLICVHFLFVETLPAERRLKLNFRQVFVLYSSIVQDQSFRLPMLAGCLTGAALFCYISSAAPVFLEQFKLEPQLFSYLFGFNAFGIMLFSSLNKRLSQRLSIAQRLKLGGLIQLSGALLIFLVSCFNPSLLSIVMLGVFMTVAGIGFTGPNAMALAMSKQGNRAGTASAIMGSAQFACGLLGGVLLNFLFGSALMDMAILMLIFTGLGCVAIFKLSKSLQHA